CAAGGCTAAACAGCTAGACCATGCCTCAGCCGGGTGGGTGTGAAGTGGCCGTGGCCGAGGCTGATTTCTCCGTGGATATCAGGGGTGGGGGCTAGTTTCCCACAGTGTCAGCTTCAGTGAAGGTATCTTTATAGGATCAAACATTCTCATGCGGGTGGCGAGCCGGATGTAGTAAGTAGCCTAGCAGTTACAGGCTCCCAGCAATACGTGCGAATCTTCCGAAGATACAGGGGAGTCCTGCCACAGAGATGCCTCAGGGCCAAGGCGCCGCCAGGCTGCCTGGCCACCAGCTCAGCTCGGCCTGCGGGCGTTTACACCGAATCAGGCGCCTGAGAGGCGAGAGGATCCGAGATCAGCCAAGGCCTCCACCCCCAACCCCTAAGCCCGGAACAAACCGGTCAGTGCCCAAGTACTGGAAGCCCTCTCCCTTCCCGCCCACTTCCACCTCGGCCTCTGGAAGACTTCCCTGGGAGTCAGCAGCTGGGCGAGAACTGGACCACTGAGAACCACCCTGTGCGGCAgtagctccaggttcagcctGAAGCAGGAACCTAAGGGTAGGGCTGGAGGTGTTAGGACCTAGCCTACTTCCCTGCTGCGCCCGGTGGCCTCCAGGCTCCCACGATGAGCAGCGTCCTTAGAGTTCGGGTTCGGGAAGGCTGGACATCCTATTCTGAATTTCAGGCCTAAAAACAAGAGCCAGTTCTGCTCTGGTCCTCAGTCCCTATCTGTGAAatcaagtgtgtttgtgtgtgtgtgtgagtgggtgggtgcctgggtgggtagtgtggtgtgtgtgtacgtgcgtgtgtgagtgtgttgttgAGGCTCTCTTTTCAAGGGATGATTCTAGAATCCTTTCCTTGGATCCATGAGGAAAGGGTGGTAGCTTCAGTACCGGGTGTGAGCAGGCCTGGCCTCAAGTTCGGAGCCCCCGCCCTCCCAGGAGGGGAACTAAGAGAGGGGAGGGTCATAGGCGGGGCCGGTTCTCAGTCCCTGTGGTCAGCCTAGAATCGAGTGGCGCTTGCTGAGCATAAAACTTGGGACCGccaccccctttcctcctccttccattgGCTCCAGCTAGAGGTTGACATCAAAGCCGAGACCTTAAATAAGCAGGATCCTGATGGCAAGTCCGCAGAAGGGTTAAACGGGTCTTTGGAAATCCGTACCCACTCCCTCTCTGCCTACAGAAACCCTGAAGAAGCCAGCAGGTCCCGCGTGTCATCCTCAGCTTTGCTCAGGACTCCTCCAAAGCCCAGTCAGTTCGCGGCCCGGGAGCCCACGGGTGGCCCAGTTCTGTGGGGCGCATGGGGCGGCGCTAATTGGGCTGGCGGCGCAGGCCAGGAGCCTCTCCAACATGAACCTCGTGGGTAGCTAcgcacaccatcaccaccatcaccacccacacCCGGCGCACCCCATGCTCCACGAACCCTTCCTCTTTGGTCCGGCCTCCCGCTGCCACCAGGAGCGGCCTTACTTCCAGAGCTGGCTGCTGAGCCCCGCTGATGCTGCCCCAGATTTCTCTGCCGGCGGGCCACCACCTACCACCGCAGTAGCGGCGGCTGCCTATGGTCCCGACGCCAGGCCGGGCCAGAGCCCAGGTCGGCTGGAGGCGCTTGGAGGCCGCCTGCCCAGGCGAAAAGGCTCAGGACCCAAGAAGGAGCGGAGGCGCACAGAGAGCATTAACAGCGCATTCGCGGAGCTGCGTGAGTGCATCCCCAATGTGCCCGCAGACACCAAGCTCTCCAAGATCAAGACTCTGCGCCTGGCCACCAGCTACATCGCCTACTTGATGGATGTGCTGGCCAAGGATGCACAAGCGGGTGACCCCGAGGCCTTCAAGGCTGAACTCAAAAAGGCGGATGGCGGCCGGGAGAGCAAGCGGAAAAGGGAGTTGGTGAGTCCCGGGGCTTGTAAACTCCAGCTAAAGGTGCGGGCTGGGTTAAGAGCAGGCCTGCAAACAGCCAGCGGAAAAGCTGTGTTGTTCTGGGTGCGGTTTTGAAAGGCTAGGGAGAGTTCTGAGACACAGTCTGTCATTATGTGCACGGAGGGGAGGTAGAGTCATGATTAAATTCTGTCATAACTGAGTGAACACAGAATCTTGGTTTCTAAACGTGATCCTAGGGTCTTCTTTGaggatgaattaaaaaaaaaccttggccCCCCCCAAAAGGTGTGCATGtaatagattttgttttaaatttgaagtTCTGAGGCTTCCGTCCATTGGCTCTCCTGGAAGCCAGGTTAAGAATGAAAGTAGGAAATGACGTAAATGCTGTACTCACGTATGAAATtccccaaaataattttttaagtaaaaaaaaagaatgcaagtaGGGATTCCTTCCCTTAATTTGCTTGAGAATGAGTATCTGAGCGTGGAATCACTTACCGTTTTCCACGGGGTTTACTAGAGAGGCCAATCTACCTCTCTCATTGTACTAATTGGAGAAACAGGCTCGCTGGAGGAATCAGAGGGAGAATCAGGACAAAATCCACCAGTTTTTCAATGCTGGGTCCTGTCTGCTCCACCGGCTGCCTGAGTGGTGGGTTAGGCAGGCGACCTCATGCAAGAACCAGGAGGGGCTTTGGCCTTTGAGCGAGCTGAGCCAGCCTGTCTTGGTCTTCACCAGTTTGGGTGATCTTCCTCCTCAGGGCGGTGGGACTTCTGGCCACCCGAGTTCCTTCAATTTGGTAGACTCAGGCCCAAGCATATTCGAGTGGACTGGGGAGCTCTGCAGGCTTTTATCTGATCCCCCCAGGGCCTGTGGCAAAGTAGGGATAGCTTACCTGGAACCACCGGAAAGAGACTTCCAGCCTCAGCTGCTTGGGGCCTGGGCTGCTTGGAGATGCGGGCGGGCTGGCGGGAAGAGCACCTTGTTGGAAGCAAGGGCCGGTCCTGACCCGAGTAGGGCACAGCCTCTTGCAAGTAGCACCACCCTAGGTTCCTGTGAGGAGAGCTGGGCAGGACTGAGGAGGCCAGGCCAATTTTCCTCCCTGCATAGTGAGGGAGGCACCCAGAACTGGCGCTAGCACCCAACTGTGCATCCCAGTCAAGATACTGAAAACCTGGAACGAGTTACACACCAAGTGGATTATCCTTCTCACCCTTCCGCACCAGTCCCTTGAGATGTTTGCTCTCTCTGCCCCCAAGACACCTTAAAGCTAAAACGTGAGAGTCAGTTTCCCCAGATTTGGCGAATTCTCGGTAGCAAACGTCTCAAAGTTGTTCAGACCATCCCGGATCCCAGGAACTTAGAGCATAAAGGCAGATTGATGATCCTGGTTGTCTGCTTCACAAACAGAAGTCTGTCACTCATTTAAAGATGCCCACTTGCTGCTCCTGACATTTTTCCCCTCCAAGCTGGGGAGATCGAACTAAGTAACTTAAACCTGactttcttgcttttttgtttgtttgtttgttcgtccGTTGGCAGCCTCAGCACGAAGGCTTTCCTCCTGCCCTGGGGCCAGGCGAGAAGAGGATTAAAGGGCGCACCGGCTGGCCTCAGCAAGTCTGGGCGCTGGAGCTGAATCAGTGAGACCAGGCCGGCGCCGAGGACCCGGCTGCGGCTGGCCCACCTGGCCACCGGGAGAGAAGGACTCAGCGGCCAAGGCCGGCCTCCGGGATCCCGCAGTTTGCACGCGCGCCTTGCCCAGTCTCTGCGGAGCTCCGGTGGGTCGGCGGCTGCAACTACCCACTAGGATCGCACGTGCAATGTCATTTGAATTTGTTGATAcagtaagagaaagagaaatttatatatatgttcACTTCCCGCCAAGGGCGGCTCTTGGAGGCTCGACGCAAGAAAGGAGGGACTGCAGAAACCCAAGCCCAAAGAGACACGCACCCTTGCAACCCGTCTGGGTGGAACTCAACCCCAAAGGCCGTGCTCGCGCCTCTCTCTGGCTCGCTCTCTGGTCTCCTTCTGGGCTCTGCGTCAGTAACTCGGACGCCTTCTTCTCGAGTTAAAATGCAATAAGAGTAATCGGTAGTTTCCTGCCAGGAAGAGGGACGCTGCCTGGGTCGTTCTCTTCGGAacagtgtttttcctttttgtcgCTGCACTTCCTATCTAGAGGGAAGGCACTGCTTCCCTCCGTAGCACCTCTGCTTTCCAAGggaaatgtttttcttccttttccttccctcccttcccttttctttccccttcttttctccatcCTCGTGCCCTtacccctttcttttccttctttccccttcctttcctttctaagtAAAAGCTTTCCCTTCCTTACCGAATTTTTGCCATATTTAAACTACCTATCGTACCTGTTGCTCTCAGGTATATAGCTCCCTAACCCCACCCTCTTTCTACCTCAAATCCGTGTGACCACTCGCAGCCCCACCCTTCGCCAAAGCAATATCTATGCTCTTGACTTAATAAAAAGTTTTCCGAGAACCTCATAGGCCTGTGTGGTACTGCTGCCAGCATCCTGCTCTGGTCACTTGTCCCCGGGGTCTCTGGTGCGAGcgctctccctttccccctcttaGATAAATACCGAACCAAATTGCAGATCAGACTCAGAAAGAGGGAAGCTAGAGTCTAGAGCAAGCTAAAAAGGGGaggaagacagaaataaatcAGATAAAGAGACTTACTTGGTTGAGAAGCCCCAGTCCAGCTTGCACACGGGTGTGTGGATTGAACTTTTGGGAAGGTACAAAGGGTGCTACCATACAAAGGAGCCCCTTCTCTGTGCTGGGGAGTGCTGAGCTCATAGGTGTCCAGCTCCTATGAGAACCACTCCTGTAGAGCCCTGGACCGTACTGGTCCTCTTAGCCCAACTCCAAGCACTTCAGGCAGTAAGGACTCTCGCCTATGTAACCGCTGTTTTATTCATAAATGACCTCGTGCTAATGGTTAAATTGAGGTTTCTCTCTTACAACAGAACACTTAACAAATCCTTTTGAGAGCATGTGTGCTGTATGATTCCTGTGCGCGTGTGGCCGCAGCCGGGCTCTGCGTCCCCACATCTGCATGCACAGCTGGTGCATTTGTTTGGGGGGGGGCGCGGGTGAGTATGCAGCTAAACTGGGGTGCGCTAAGGCAGGCATCTCCGCTTGCAAGCAATCGGTTTCCTGCGTGTGAACGCTGCTGAGGACTTGCTGTCTGGGAACAGCCCCCAGGCCCACCGGCACGAATGCAGCTCTGCGCGTGCTCAGGCCTTGTCTCGCTCCTGCTGCGGACCAGGCGGGAAGAGCGCTCCCGGTCTTTGCCTGTAGTTGGGACCGAAGACGGAGACCCTGGGCCGACGCCTCCTCCGGCCATCGGGGTGAATATGGGACCCCATTAGTTTCGGCTGTAAACACCGTGATAGGGGCTGCGAGGCCACGCGGGCCGTTCCGGACGCGAAGGAGTTAATAAAAGGTGTTTTATGGGCGCTAGGAAACGGCGGGGGAGGTGTGAGCTTCTCCCTGCCCGCGCCcccagcctttcttcttctttccctctgccACCCGCCGCCAGATCAAACAGGCCCGCGCTTTAACTAGACCAACACCTCAGCGTAATGAGCCGGCTGGCGCGCCCCTCCCCCGGCCTCCGAGGCCCCTCGGGGACACGGAGAAAGGAAACCCGAGGCTGGTTAtggtttttctttcccttttggaaATCCTGGCATGCATGAAGAAATGGAGCAAGAGAGTAAACCATCCTTAGTCTCGAACC
The Microtus pennsylvanicus isolate mMicPen1 chromosome 11, mMicPen1.hap1, whole genome shotgun sequence genome window above contains:
- the Hand1 gene encoding heart- and neural crest derivatives-expressed protein 1, which translates into the protein MNLVGSYAHHHHHHHPHPAHPMLHEPFLFGPASRCHQERPYFQSWLLSPADAAPDFSAGGPPPTTAVAAAAYGPDARPGQSPGRLEALGGRLPRRKGSGPKKERRRTESINSAFAELRECIPNVPADTKLSKIKTLRLATSYIAYLMDVLAKDAQAGDPEAFKAELKKADGGRESKRKRELPQHEGFPPALGPGEKRIKGRTGWPQQVWALELNQ